Proteins encoded together in one Meles meles chromosome 7, mMelMel3.1 paternal haplotype, whole genome shotgun sequence window:
- the C1R gene encoding complement C1r subcomponent → MWLSYLLGPILFCCVGGSIPISQKLFGEVTSPLYPKPYPSNFERTTVITVPTGFRVKLVFWQFDLEPSEGCLYDYVKISADKKTLGRFCGQLGSPLGNLPEGKEFMSQGNKMLLTFHTDFSNEENGTIMFYKGFLAYYQAVDLDECASQSNSAEETLRPQCQHLCHNYVGGYFCSCRPGYELQEDRHSCQAECSSELYTETSGYVASLEYPQPYPPDLRCNYSIRVERGLTLHLKFLEPFEIDDHQQVHCPYDQLQIYANGRNIGEFCGNQRPADFDSNSNAVDLLFFTDESGDSRGWKLHYTTEIIKCPQPQTLDKFTIIQDLQPQYQFRDYFIATCQQGYQLVEGNQVLLSFTAVCQDDGTWHRAMPRCKIKDCGPPQSLTNGAFSYTTTKGVNTYQARIQYSCQEPYYKMHTRGGISETARGAYTCTAEGIWKNEWEGSKIPRCLPVCGKPVHPVEQKQRIIGGQKAKLGNFPWQAFTNIYGRGGGALLGDRWILTAAHTLYPKDHDKAGNATVDVFLGHVDVEEITKLGNHPVRRVSIHPDYRQDESNNFEGDIALLELENSVTLGPNLLPICLPDNETFYDRGLMGYVSGFGIMEERLSYDLKFIRLPVAKRESCENWLRKNKRKDVFSQNMFCAGDPSLKQDACQGDSGGVFAVKDENSDRWVATGIVSWGIGCSRGYGFYTKLLNYVDWIKKEMEGEG, encoded by the exons agctCTTTGGGGAGGTGACTTCTCCTCTGTACCCCAAGCCTTATCCCAGCAACTTTGAGAGAACCACTGTGATCACAGTGCCCACAGGATTCAGGGTGAAGCTCGTCTTCTGGCAGTTTGACCTGGAACCTTCTGAAGGCTGTTTGTATGACTATGTCAAG ATCTCTGCTGACAAGAAAACGCTGGGGAGGTTCTGTGGGCAGCTGGGTTCTCCACTGGGTAAcctcccagaaggaaaggaatttATGTCTCAGGGGAACAAGATGCTGCTGACCTTCCACACGGACTTCTCCAATGAGGAGAACGGCACCATTATGTTCTATAAGGGCTTCCTGGCCTACTACCAAGCTGTGG ACCTCGATGAATGTGCTTCCCAGAGCAACTCGGCTGAGGAGACTCTCCGGCCCCAGTGCCAGCACCTGTGTCACAACTATGTCGGTGGCTACTTCTGTTCCTGCCGCCCGGGCTACGAGCTTCAGGAGGACAGGCATTCCTGCCAGG CTGAGTGCAGCAGCGAGCTGTACACGGAGACGTCGGGCTACGTGGCCAGCCTGGAGTACCCCCAGCCCTACCCCCCCGACCTGCGCTGTAACTACAGCATCCGCGTGGAGCGCGGCCTCACCCTCCACCTCAAGTTCCTGGAGCCTTTCGAAATCGATGACCACCAGCAAGTACACTGCCCCTACGACCAGCTGCAG ATCTATGCCAACGGGAGGAACATTGGCGAGTTCTGTGGGAACCAAAGACCCGCTGACTTTGACAGCAACAGCAATGCGGTGGACCTGCTGTTCTTCACCGATGAGTCGGGGGACAGCCGAGGCTGGAAGCTGCATTACACCACTGAAA TCATCAAGTGCCCCCAACCCCAGACCCTAGACAAGTTCACCATCATCCAGGACCTACAGCCTCAATACCAGTTCCGGGACTACTTCATTGCCACCTGCCAGCAAGGCTACCAGCTCGTGGAG GGAAACCAAGTGCTGCTCTCCTTCACAGCTGTCTGTCAGGATGATGGCACCTGGCATCGTGCCATGCCCAGGTGCAAGA TCAAGGACTGTGGGCCACCCCAAAGCCTGACTAACGGCGCCTTCAGTTATACCACCACAAAGGGGGTGAACACCTACCAGGCCCGTATCCAGTACTCCTGCCAGGAGCCGTATTACAAGATGCATACCAGAGGTGGAATCAGCGAGACCGCGCGAG GGGCCTATACCTGCACCGCGGAGGGCATTTGGAAGAATGAATGGGAAGGATCTAAGATTCCTCGGTGTTTGCCAG TGTGTGGGAAACCCGTCCACCCTGTGGAACAGAAGCAGCGCATCATTGGAGGGCAAAAAGCCAAGCTGGGCAACTTCCCCTGGCAGGCGTTCACCAACATCTATGGGCGAGGGGGTGGAGCCCTGCTGGGCGACCGCTGGATCCTCACAGCTGCCCATACCCTCTACCCCAAGGACCATGACAAGGCAGGCAATGCCACTGTGGACGTGTTCCTGGGCCACGTAGACGTGGAAGAGATCACAAAGCTAGGAAACCACCCTGTCCGCAGAGTCAGTATCCATCCAGACTACCGCCAGGACGAGTCTAACAATTTTGAGGGGGACATCGCCCTCTTGGAGCTGGAAAATAGTGTCACCCTGGGCCCCAACCTCCTCCCCATCTGCCTCCCCGACAACGAGACCTTCTATGACAGGGGCCTCATGGGCTATGTCAGTGGCTTTGGGATAATGGAGGAGAGGCTTTCCTATGACCTCAAGTTTATCCGTCTGCCCGTAGCTAAGCGAGAGTCGTGTGAGAACTGGCTCCGGAAAAATAAGAGGAAGGATGTGTTTTCTCAGAACATGTTCTGTGCTGGAGACCCGTCTCTAAAGCAGGACGCCTGTCAGGGGGATAGTGGAGGGGTCTTTGCGGTGAAGGATGAGAACAGTGATCGCTGGGTGGCCACGGGCATCGTCTCCTGGGGCATTGGCTGTAGCAGGGGCTACGGCTTCTACACCAAATTACTCAACTATGTGGACTGGATCAAGAAGGAAATGGAGGGGGAGGGCTGA